The Theileria annulata chromosome 2, complete sequence, *** SEQUENCING IN PROGRESS *** genomic sequence AAACACATGTGAATCTGAGAATttaaaaagtaaaaaataaataatgaaatgtctagtaattttaatattaaacgtttttattaattgCCTTAATCAAAATCTTAGAAATCCCAATCCCACTCAATACTCATCCAACGCCAACAATACAATTCTAAAAGTATCCAATAAAACTGGATTAATTAGCGAGACGGggaaattaataaataatacgAAAAAGCTACTGGAGCAAagtttattatcattatatGATTTTGAATATGAAAATGAACTACTTTGGACACAAAACAATATTATCGGAGTCTCAATCATTATCATTCTCAACACTTTgattttcataattatcATCAAGCAAACCTCCTCACTATTCTCCAAAGTTATTTCATATACATATACAACAGAATTGTCACCCAATAGcgattattatatatagttaatagaTAGGTTAGTGgttgtaatatattttaggGGTTGGGTAGGAAATATATGAATGGAGGAGGTTGGTGGTTAATGCTGAGTGCATTGCTTGGAATGTTGTTTGGTTGTTTAGTGGGTGTAATAATGCGTTATTCTATGTTAATTTTGGGGTTCAGCTTCATGTTACTATCAGTTTCAGCTTTACTTTTGGGCAGAATGGGAATGGTCGTAGGTGGTGTTGCTGGACTGGAAATTGGCTCAATTTTTGGGACAATTAACTCAGGCTCAATCAGCAGAATCATATTCGAGGCACTACTATGCTGTTTCGCAGGAGTTGCGATAGGATTTGTGCCAATGTTTCCaaatatcaaaatcaaTGCCAGATATATCCAACGCTCGCTCAAGTTAGTTTAACCCTGTAACACTTTGTAGGAATATCAACTCACTCGAATCTAACCTTAAAATCTAATAcgtttgatttaattttgtttaatttatatactattcAATATTTGTGCATGCAGGTATATAGTTGTGATATATTTATGGATAATAATTGAGCGATTAATAACGTTTTAAAGGTCTAATCATTAAAAGATAGAGCTAAATTAAGgggaaataaataataattaggGTTACAAGTTACTATTGGGAAGATTGTGCAAAGATGTGTAGGCGTGTAGGTGTGACCCCAAGTAGTGTGTACAGCTTAATcatttttgtaaatattaacaGAAACTTTAACACATGAATTTAGTCAACTTTCACATAAAAGTGCTATAACcattgttattttaaaccAAATTTATAGCGCTGAAATTTTATAAGtgtgtaaaatatgaaGTTGATGCAACtgatattattactattatgTGTAAGTAAATAATCATATTAAAGTTGTGattttagataattaaaACTTCAAACGGAGTGAATAATGGATTTCTTAACCCGAAACTGACAACTTACCAGCCACCCTTTGAACCAATAATTCTTGACCTCAGACTTGAAAGTTCGACCAAAGTATTCGAACATCTCGATAGAGATAACTCTGAGGAGTACATAGCAAAGGATGGATATATCTTCGACGTGATTGTCGTGACATCTCCTTTTGGGCCAGTTCTCCAGCATATATACAAAGCCAGGGATATAAGTAATTGTGCTATAAAGGTGATAAAATACACCTTTTGCCATGATATCACCTCAGTTTCACTATTCCTGGTGAATGGAGACTTTAAAAAGTTAGTTAAGCAGAACTACGAGTGGGTGGAAGTGAATGACTTAAAAATAGACATTAGCAATAACAGGAATATTGACACTTCAATGTACGTTATTCAACATTCTGGTAGTTTCAATGAAGTGGTAAAAGATGATAAGAAGACGAGAGTGTTCAGAAGATTTCATGACTACAAACCAACCACAATCGTCCTCATTAACAAAGTGGTTGAAACGAGACCTGTTTCCGGTGAAGAAACTGTGATTTGGAAAACTGACAACACCTTATATACGGCGTATCAAGTCTCAATTTGCACTTATCAGAACCTGAGATACTTGGCCATTTTGCATAAAAATTACGATTACACACTGTTTTCAAGGGAAAATACTGCCAAAACGTGGGATGATATCACATTGTCAAGGTTAAATATGAGGGAATTAAGGTTCTATTTTGAAGATGAAAAGGATTTAAGCTTTGTTCAACAACTTTCCAAAAGTTACGTCGTATACTTGAACCAATTCAGATATGTGATTGATTTTAACTTTGATCAAAAGCTTTTGGACAAATACACGTTTAGATTAGCCAGTAATTTACAGTATAACATTCTGGAAGATACTATTAGTGTTCAGTACGTCAACGGCCTCAAAGTTACCCTAAACCCAGGCGTTAGAAACATTAAACTCTATTATAacaaaatttcaaatattagTAAACAAAAAATCTCTACCATGATGACCAGAAGgcattttatatacaagTTACCTGAGTATTTTGAATTTGTCAACAATATCAACAAGACAGGCATGaagaaaaataatgaatcaGACAATGAATCTGATATGGAAACTGAGACTTCAAGTGAAACTGAGGATAAATACGATGGGCCACCTCATGATATACATTCTTGTAATGAAGCTGATATAAACCCCGAAACTTCATGTGGAACTGAAACAAAATACGATACTCCAGCTCCTGATATTCCTTCTAATACCGAAAGTGATATTAAATCTGAAGATCAAAGTGAAAATAAGCCAGATCAACAAACTGATGGTAAACCAGAAGAAAACAGTGGtaataaagttaataaTGATGATAAAGAAGTTGAAAATACTGGTAACGACAATAATCCCTCTGACTCAGCTGACAGTAATACCATAGTTGGTGACGATAAATCAGAAGAAAAGAAGTCGACGGATGGTACAAATTCAAGCTCAGAAGAAGAAGGAGAGGACTTAGAAGTTAGTGATACGAAAACATTTGAGGAATCTGACAGTTTATCCAGTGATTCAGAAATGTATTCTAGATATAATGAATCAGATGATGAACACAGCAAGTTAATAGAGCTGGATATTAATGTGAGAAAAGCAAAAATAAGCCATAAGTATATAAGAAGTGATAAGTATTTCGAATTCTCATGTATTTCGGGATACGAATTTGTCAAAATCTATGAATCGAGTCTCGGACCCCAAGataaaaaagaaatttGGTCAACACATGATCAAAACGAGTCTGTTATAAAGGTGTTGTTATTGGAGGGGAATCATACGAAATATCTCATGGGACTGAGATATAATTACGCGTTTTTCTTGTACAAATGGAAGATTGAGGGTATGACATGGGTTGAAATAACTGACAAAAAGGTTAGTTTGAACAACTTGAGGATGATTGACGTGAACGGAGCTGAGATTAGGAACCCAAACATCATAGCCAGCTTTCACGAATTCCAGCTAGAAGTTATTCCCAGAATAACTTGCCACAAAATTTACTATAAGAGCCAGAAAATGTGGGAAGACACTGAGAAAAAAGTACTGCCAAAGATAGATATCATTATCATCAAAATCCTCGAAGACAAAGTTAACATATTCTTCAAGAACGGACAAGTCAAGAGATTCGAACTTTACAGTGATAGAATGTTATTGATCTCTCAAGGTCTATCAACATACGAATCTCActaatttcatatttaatcttatatacaatttataatatagaataaatagaataaatgtaggataaaataaaaattaaaataagtTTAATAAAAGTAAGAATGTTCTTCAGGCCAGTCGAATGTGTACCTTTGTCTCATAACTGCCAGTGTGTATCCGAGTGATTCTTTAAGCTTTTGGGTGTACTGAGGATGGTTCCTTTTCAGCTCATGGTACCTCCTTACCACTTCATTTATGTGCTGGTTGTAGTTAGTTGTGGCTCCCATTGAGGACCCTGAATTTTCCTGAGGATGTAGTGCCAGTTCCTCCATCAGCTCATACAGGTGATCTTGCAAATCCTCAACTTGGTATAACACGTCAAATAACTCCTTAGTTTCTGTCAGAAGCTGTTGGAACCTGACGTGAGGAATGTCCCTGGCAAGCCGCCATAAACGGTCAAAACTACCAGCCCAAATGTCCATATTCATGGTCAACTGAACAGTGTCGTGCCaattagataataaaactTTGTTAAACAGATTTTTCAACTCGTAGTATACTTCCTCACTTTGAACATCCAACAAATTATCGGCGGTTTCAGACCGCACTGTATCAGTGTAAGTTTGAAAACCTAAATTTTCATATGTTTTATTGGATTTTTCAAGTTTCTCAGTGAGTTTCTGGTTTAAATGAAGCATATGTTGTAACTGTTCACATTTAACACCAGGGAGGCCGTCACCTCGGTAAGCATAATGCGGTGGTTCCTCATGATGATGATGATCATGTGTTGAATACTTTAATTGTGAAGCCCTAAGACCAGGGAACCTTAGACCAGGAATTATGTTAGAAATTCTATGGAATCTGCTCAATACAGTTGATATCATTACACGagtaattatttaattattttataaattataaaattagtaaaattgagtttaaaaattataaaatcaattaaactaatgaattaatgaaaaattactGATAATTGTGTTGATGAACGAGCCCTAtgaataactaaaattaagaGTTTTTCCGTTTAAAAAACGATTTCctattataataattattaatttggtcaacaataattattaatccTAAAACACCCAGAATTCCAATAATTGCTGGGATTGCAATTTGTTCTTTCTTTACTCTTTTAACTACCTttttacatattatatactctGTGCTGTCCTCTTCTTCACACTTTATATGCTTATTTTCAACTTCCTTTATTAGTATTCCGATGTTACAGTAGTATATGTACCTGCCGCTGCTTTCGAAAACTAActgattaaaaatattcttcCTACAAAGTTGTGATAATTCTGAAATTAGcttttcattttctataaattcattGAATTTTATGCTCTCAACTTTCTTTGGGCATCCACATTTCGTCTCCTTTATCGTTGTTACTCTTATACTCTTCCTTATTTCCCATTCCACTCCCTTTTTATTACTAGTGGTTTTAGTTAACTGTTTACTAGTGACAGCAGAACCTTTATCGAGTATTCCATTATTAGTAGTTTTGGAAGTGTTTGAAATAAGATCAGGATATTGTTCTAAAGCATAAAAGATCCATTCAGGATAATTTTTACTCTTATCcttatcattatttacacGATTGTCTTTGGTTATACTGGTGATTAGGGGTTTAGTGGGTATTGATGTTGTGATCCACCCTGATTGGGGGCATTTGGGTAAATGTGTACAAATTTGAAATTCAATTGTGCCCAAACCATTACGATTACAGTCTGGAATAGGATTAAGAAGTTTCCGAGTCCTGTAACGAGTTGGAATATGGTCAAAGTCGATACAATTGTAATTACAATTTGACCAGTCAGACCACTCACCAAAAATACAATTCTCAGTCTTGTATTTACATAAAACATAACCAAAGCCTAAGTAATTGcctttttcaaatttacacatttcgCCAAACTTATCCACCTTTTccttaatttcattaaatttaaactcGTTTATCTTATCATCTGTGGTGAATAATGAATGTTTGCATAAGTTTTTAGTCGAGTTTGTATAAGTTTGGCAAACATCTTTGGAGAAGTTACACAGATATAAACACTCATCTTTGTTATCCGATGCCTTATAAACCTCTTTACATAACTCATTCAATCCCTTTTCTACTTATAATGTAGTAATCGTgtttcaaattttattaaatagtttacaatttttaactaGTTACGAGAGAAATAACTGGgttaactaaatataaCTAGATAACAAGTATAAATCTACAAGTCCCCGGGGTATTGGGAATTGTTCGTTATGAAATACCTTCACCAATTTGGCATTtgtatttttcaaattgtTCACGTTCATCTTGGACAGTTAATCTGTCTTTAATGCATTTGATTAGATTTGAGTCAAACTGGTCACAATGTTCTTCAATCTCTTCACATATTTCTATACATGAATTATCGGAATCACCACTCAAACTCTTCACAAAAGCACAATGATACTCTCCATctataatacaataaatCATACGTATATTATAGTTAAGGTAAATTAAGTATAGATCATACATTGAGTATTATTCTTAGTATAAGAGGAGTAAACTGGTCCGCGTTtacaataattaactaattcCTCTTGATTTAAATCGCTTACAATGGGACGATTTTCTAGTTCTAAATTTTCACTATTAGTGgatttgttaattattgGACAGTGGAgttgtttattatttgatatgGAAACCCCGTAAATTGAC encodes the following:
- a CDS encoding uncharacterized protein (all_bases.cand.1385 - signal sequence;~secreted protein, putative;~Signal peptide predicted for TA14205 by SignalP 2.0 HMM (Signal peptide probability 0.999, signal anchor probability 0.000) with cleavage site probability 0.939 between residues 19 and 20), which encodes MKLMQLILLLLCIIKTSNGVNNGFLNPKLTTYQPPFEPIILDLRLESSTKVFEHLDRDNSEEYIAKDGYIFDVIVVTSPFGPVLQHIYKARDISNCAIKVIKYTFCHDITSVSLFLVNGDFKKLVKQNYEWVEVNDLKIDISNNRNIDTSMYVIQHSGSFNEVVKDDKKTRVFRRFHDYKPTTIVLINKVVETRPVSGEETVIWKTDNTLYTAYQVSICTYQNLRYLAILHKNYDYTLFSRENTAKTWDDITLSRLNMRELRFYFEDEKDLSFVQQLSKSYVVYLNQFRYVIDFNFDQKLLDKYTFRLASNLQYNILEDTISVQYVNGLKVTLNPGVRNIKLYYNKISNISKQKISTMMTRRHFIYKLPEYFEFVNNINKTGMKKNNESDNESDMETETSSETEDKYDGPPHDIHSCNEADINPETSCGTETKYDTPAPDIPSNTESDIKSEDQSENKPDQQTDGKPEENSGNKVNNDDKEVENTGNDNNPSDSADSNTIVGDDKSEEKKSTDGTNSSSEEEGEDLEVSDTKTFEESDSLSSDSEMYSRYNESDDEHSKLIELDINVRKAKISHKYIRSDKYFEFSCISGYEFVKIYESSLGPQDKKEIWSTHDQNESVIKVLLLEGNHTKYLMGLRYNYAFFLYKWKIEGMTWVEITDKKVSLNNLRMIDVNGAEIRNPNIIASFHEFQLEVIPRITCHKIYYKSQKMWEDTEKKVLPKIDIIIIKILEDKVNIFFKNGQVKRFELYSDRMLLISQGLSTYESH
- a CDS encoding uncharacterized protein (chr2.C.cand.173 - hypothetical protein, transmembrane;~membrane protein, putative;~Apicoplast targetting peptide predicted by the PlasmoAP tool;~4 probable transmembrane helices predicted for TA14210 by TMHMM2.0 at aa 82-101, 121-140, 147-169 and 193-215;~Signal peptide predicted for TA14210 by SignalP 2.0 HMM (Signal peptide probability 0.861, signal anchor probability 0.000) with cleavage site probability 0.529 between residues 17 and 18), whose amino-acid sequence is MKCLVILILNVFINCLNQNLRNPNPTQYSSNANNTILKVSNKTGLISETGKLINNTKKLLEQSLLSLYDFEYENELLWTQNNIIGVSIIIILNTLIFIIIIKQTSSLFSKGLGRKYMNGGGWWLMLSALLGMLFGCLVGVIMRYSMLILGFSFMLLSVSALLLGRMGMVVGGVAGLEIGSIFGTINSGSISRIIFEALLCCFAGVAIGFVPMFPNIKINARYIQRSLKLV
- a CDS encoding uncharacterized protein (chr2.cand.341 - signal peptide, PF00090 Thrombospondin type 1 domain;~secreted protein, putative;~1 probable transmembrane helix predicted for TA14200 by TMHMM2.0 at aa 646-665;~Signal peptide predicted for TA14200 by SignalP 2.0 HMM (Signal peptide probability 0.893, signal anchor probability 0.000) with cleavage site probability 0.439 between residues 15 and 16), which codes for MKIIAFLLLIKLSILISNQNDLFDQDYLSVNKMMVSTNETSNICNGVKGTTKSYEKFCLEQCLKLVEMCEKEENILKCVAKVKAFDVNYNLFFKRCKFAQNFQESIERFENVILNGCFITRSVYRDSWVNEETNSCNCAVLNAEPCTLEDVNSVPENVIEEIKGSGICPNIDYGNLVKDNNKSIYGVSISNNKQLHCPIINKSTNSENLELENRPIVSDLNQEELVNYCKRGPVYSSYTKNNTQYGEYHCAFVKSLSGDSDNSCIEICEEIEEHCDQFDSNLIKCIKDRLTVQDEREQFEKYKCQIGEEKGLNELCKEVYKASDNKDECLYLCNFSKDVCQTYTNSTKNLCKHSLFTTDDKINEFKFNEIKEKVDKFGEMCKFEKGNYLGFGYVLCKYKTENCIFGEWSDWSNCNYNCIDFDHIPTRYRTRKLLNPIPDCNRNGLGTIEFQICTHLPKCPQSGWITTSIPTKPLITSITKDNRVNNDKDKSKNYPEWIFYALEQYPDLISNTSKTTNNGILDKGSAVTSKQLTKTTSNKKGVEWEIRKSIRVTTIKETKCGCPKKVESIKFNEFIENEKLISELSQLCRKNIFNQLVFESSGRYIYYCNIGILIKEVENKHIKCEEEDSTEYIICKKVVKRVKKEQIAIPAIIGILGVLGLIIIVDQINNYYNRKSFHRISNIIPGLRFPGLRASQLKYSTHDHHHHEEPPHYAYRGDGLPGVKCEQLQHMLHLNQKLTEKLEKSNKTYENLGFQTYTDTVRSETADNLLDVQSEEVYYELKNLFNKVLLSNWHDTVQLTMNMDIWAGSFDRLWRLARDIPHVRFQQLLTETKELFDVLYQVEDLQDHLYELMEELALHPQENSGSSMGATTNYNQHINEVVRRYHELKRNHPQYTQKLKESLGYTLAVMRQRYTFDWPEEHSYFY